One Candidatus Woesearchaeota archaeon DNA window includes the following coding sequences:
- a CDS encoding HAD-IIB family hydrolase — MKCIATDLDRTLLPNGTARASKQALPLLKKELATHPTLLVFVTGRYDTLILKAIKQYRLPRPNYCIANVGTEIFTYTRGKLLPLTTWTERISKDWKGKTRHDIAKALRNLPQLTEQEPRKLNPHKQSYYATTWNKTLENTIRNRLDKLKIRYHLTISKDTTTGKRFLDITPKSATKETALNYLLKKEGIKKRDTLCCGDSGNDLTMLTSGHPAVLVKNASDEVRNELIRLAKKKNVLRTLYFPKGIPELGLNGNYAAGILEAAYHFGIFNKKKKH, encoded by the coding sequence ATGAAATGCATCGCAACCGACCTGGACCGAACACTCCTCCCAAACGGCACCGCCCGCGCAAGCAAACAGGCACTGCCCCTCCTCAAAAAAGAACTCGCCACCCACCCAACCCTCCTCGTCTTCGTCACGGGCAGGTACGACACCCTCATCCTCAAAGCAATCAAGCAATACCGCCTCCCAAGACCGAACTACTGCATCGCCAACGTCGGCACAGAAATCTTCACGTACACGAGAGGCAAACTCCTCCCCCTCACCACCTGGACCGAGCGCATCAGTAAAGACTGGAAAGGAAAAACTCGGCACGACATTGCAAAAGCACTCCGGAACCTCCCCCAACTCACCGAACAAGAACCAAGAAAACTCAACCCGCACAAGCAAAGCTACTACGCAACAACGTGGAACAAAACTCTTGAGAACACCATACGCAACCGCCTCGACAAACTCAAGATCCGCTACCACCTCACCATCAGCAAAGACACCACAACCGGCAAGCGATTCCTCGACATCACACCCAAGAGCGCAACCAAAGAAACCGCTCTCAACTACCTCCTCAAAAAAGAAGGCATAAAGAAACGAGACACCCTCTGCTGCGGCGACAGCGGCAACGACCTCACCATGCTCACCTCAGGCCACCCGGCAGTCCTTGTCAAAAACGCGTCGGACGAAGTCAGAAACGAACTCATCCGCCTCGCCAAGAAAAAAAACGTCCTGCGCACGCTCTACTTCCCGAAAGGAATACCTGAACTCGGCCTCAACGGGAACTACGCAGCAGGCATCCTGGAAGCAGCCTACCACTTCGGCATCTTCAACAAAAAGAAAAAGCACTAG
- a CDS encoding heavy metal translocating P-type ATPase → MKRISFKIGGMSCASCARTVEASLQRLEGVSRASVNFATQTCDVVFDEGKVGERDIFKVVRDAGYTPVDERFKEVEFKVAGMGSDHCAGVVKRVLASFDGVKDVETNYANAYAKCRYDLSRVRLSELKRAIDAEGYEAVVVGEGDDPLEKEEEAKRRELSALKKRVLLSVVFAIPVFYLAMAELVSVRLIPAFLRPELFPLRFAVVQAVLSIPIIIAGYRFYTVGFKNLLKRTPNMDSLIALGTAAAYLYGLYALFEIVSGNVAYVQNLYFETAGVIITLILVGRYLELLTKGKTSEAIRKLMRLAPKTATVVRDGEEVEVSVEELEVGDVVLVRPGEKIPVDGVVVEGSTSVDESMITGESLPVDKKVGDNVIGATINKSGAILFRATKVGKDTALAQIVKLMQEAQGSKAPIARLADVIAGYFVWGVIGVALLSFAVWYAAGFGLLFSLTIAITVLIIACPCALGLATPTSIVVGTGLGAERGILIKSAEALERAEKVESVVLDKTGTVTSGKPKLTRVMSFSKLKEEDVLRIASSIEKKSKHPIAEAIVEGARQKKLRFENVSRFREVAGHGLEGVIRGVEYVVGTRKLLTEKHIQLGKHLKEVRELEERGNTVVFLANKSKLLGVISVADTIKETSKEAIAKLASEGVTVYLITGDNRRTALAIAKQVGIEEERVFAQVLPQDKAAHVKKLQEGGGVVAMVGDGINDAPALIQADVGIAIGAGTDVAIESADIVLMKSDLLDVVRAFKLSKATMKNIKQNLFLSFAYNTLGIPIAAGVLYPFFGFLLSPMVAAAAMAASSISVVTNALRLKRAQLD, encoded by the coding sequence GTGAAGCGTATTTCCTTCAAGATTGGGGGGATGAGCTGTGCAAGTTGCGCAAGGACGGTTGAAGCGTCTTTGCAGCGGCTGGAGGGTGTTTCGCGTGCTAGTGTTAATTTCGCCACGCAAACCTGCGACGTCGTGTTTGATGAGGGGAAGGTTGGCGAGCGTGACATCTTCAAGGTTGTTCGTGATGCGGGCTACACGCCGGTTGATGAGCGTTTCAAGGAGGTGGAATTCAAGGTTGCCGGGATGGGATCTGATCACTGCGCAGGTGTGGTGAAGCGCGTGCTTGCCTCGTTTGATGGCGTGAAGGATGTGGAGACGAATTATGCTAACGCGTACGCGAAATGCAGGTATGACCTGTCGCGTGTGCGGCTCTCTGAGCTCAAGAGAGCGATTGATGCTGAGGGGTATGAAGCGGTGGTCGTCGGGGAAGGAGACGACCCTCTCGAGAAGGAAGAGGAAGCAAAGAGGAGGGAGCTCTCGGCTTTGAAGAAACGGGTGCTCTTATCTGTTGTTTTTGCCATTCCTGTGTTTTACTTGGCCATGGCCGAGCTCGTGAGTGTTCGGCTTATTCCTGCCTTTTTGCGTCCTGAGTTGTTTCCGCTCAGGTTCGCCGTGGTCCAGGCGGTTTTGTCCATCCCCATAATCATCGCAGGGTACAGGTTCTACACGGTCGGGTTCAAAAATTTGCTGAAGAGAACTCCGAACATGGATTCTTTGATTGCGCTTGGCACCGCCGCGGCGTATCTTTACGGATTGTACGCGCTCTTTGAGATCGTGTCAGGGAATGTTGCGTACGTTCAAAACCTCTATTTCGAAACCGCAGGCGTGATTATCACGCTCATCTTGGTGGGCAGGTATTTGGAGTTGTTGACGAAGGGGAAGACGTCGGAAGCGATACGGAAGTTGATGCGTCTTGCGCCCAAGACTGCTACGGTGGTTCGGGACGGGGAAGAAGTTGAGGTTTCTGTTGAGGAGTTGGAAGTGGGGGATGTTGTTCTTGTCAGGCCGGGGGAGAAAATCCCCGTTGACGGGGTCGTTGTTGAAGGGTCGACGAGTGTTGATGAAAGCATGATTACAGGAGAGAGCTTGCCTGTTGACAAGAAGGTTGGTGACAACGTTATTGGCGCGACGATAAACAAGTCTGGTGCGATACTGTTTAGAGCGACAAAGGTGGGGAAGGACACGGCTCTCGCGCAGATTGTCAAGCTCATGCAAGAAGCGCAGGGTTCGAAGGCGCCCATCGCTAGGCTTGCAGATGTCATTGCCGGGTATTTTGTGTGGGGGGTTATTGGTGTTGCTTTGCTCAGTTTTGCAGTCTGGTATGCTGCGGGGTTTGGACTTTTGTTTTCCCTAACGATAGCAATCACAGTTCTTATCATTGCGTGTCCTTGCGCCCTGGGGCTTGCCACGCCAACGTCCATTGTGGTCGGGACCGGTCTTGGTGCAGAGCGCGGGATTCTGATTAAGAGCGCTGAAGCGCTTGAGCGGGCGGAGAAGGTTGAGAGTGTGGTTTTGGACAAGACAGGGACGGTGACGAGCGGGAAGCCAAAACTCACGAGGGTGATGAGCTTTTCCAAGCTCAAAGAAGAGGATGTTTTACGCATCGCATCCTCGATTGAGAAGAAGTCAAAACACCCGATTGCTGAGGCGATTGTCGAGGGTGCAAGGCAAAAGAAGCTTCGTTTCGAGAATGTTTCGAGGTTTCGGGAGGTTGCAGGGCACGGCCTTGAAGGAGTAATTCGGGGTGTGGAGTATGTTGTTGGCACGAGGAAGTTGTTGACGGAGAAGCACATTCAATTGGGCAAGCATTTGAAGGAGGTTCGGGAGCTTGAAGAGAGAGGAAATACGGTAGTGTTTTTGGCAAACAAAAGCAAGCTCTTAGGCGTCATTAGCGTGGCGGACACGATAAAGGAGACGTCGAAGGAGGCGATAGCAAAACTCGCTAGCGAGGGAGTCACGGTTTACTTGATCACGGGAGATAATAGGAGAACTGCTTTGGCGATTGCAAAGCAAGTAGGCATCGAGGAAGAGCGAGTTTTTGCGCAAGTCTTGCCGCAGGACAAGGCCGCGCATGTCAAGAAGCTTCAAGAAGGGGGCGGTGTCGTCGCGATGGTGGGTGATGGCATTAATGACGCGCCGGCTCTGATACAGGCGGACGTTGGCATAGCCATTGGGGCAGGGACTGACGTGGCGATTGAGAGTGCGGATATTGTGCTTATGAAGAGTGACTTGTTGGATGTGGTCAGGGCATTCAAGCTGAGCAAGGCGACGATGAAGAACATCAAGCAAAACTTGTTCTTGTCGTTTGCGTACAACACGCTCGGGATACCCATCGCGGCTGGCGTGCTGTATCCTTTTTTTGGTTTCCTGCTCAGCCCCATGGTTGCTGCTGCCGCGATGGCTGCGAGTTCTATTAGCGTGGTGACGAATGCGTTACGGCTCAAGAGAGCTCAGCTAGACTAG